The following proteins are encoded in a genomic region of Herminiimonas arsenicoxydans:
- a CDS encoding Hypothetical protein (Evidence 5 : No homology to any previously reported sequences) gives MRADDFLDGKLTLTSKADDFLDRKSPESPSLPVVTEPTSKSQKPLKEQLYSTLNKIFQPGNNTDPNDLGVMRDIPSAFNMESANELERVRANAPSSAYALGAAPVKLSAPVLGLRQGIGNLAQSAAGAIEAAGDITGIDRLSTYGSQSGGRIRDFTQGAVLDKQPIEGFTPNSIIQDLPQAGASAVSSVIANAPALAISAATGNPTLGLMQMFGQSSANQYSDARNSGVTGGGAAINALLTGAAEVAGEKVGGFGILSKGIGDAVKGQSIEPLARAMIKSGIRETPGEELTTALQFGIDKLPGVGTNQEATGADLAKQMKDTALATLMQSGGMVAGGQALSAASQAQNPNKQIAKAINEAVDKAEYAIPAEQVARASLAPNESQALNIISPLPKPKPRTPIEAADDFLDAPAKEPANDLPTTAELPVVQPVTVQGNESVAAPVQNESRIAIPDPATPSIEQPTALTQETPATARTASWVIRDKATGDVVMETYDPKKVEALNTVKYEAVPIAEHLNSLSKADTWEAAKTAKADPIVAPTVTAPEMAAEVDRPFELPEQITERSTQLETASEGLRPGDIVAATGKPFATKAAADKEKKLAGKGWQVKKGAGGFVIRHQPQTEAQIAAHGRRKRNANQVDTESDSMFAAIAKLGGIRMDDLTKQWGFDPSEFKSLRGAGIKRVGTANGMSLDRAGEALAELGYLSYDENGKHDLSELFDLFDGELRGNKHFTPQGYAKVGQAMNEQGWLDAQLAEQLDALPEDGQDNIEEFTDEYETVSEPEEAAITIDSDDASASMGGENGEVNNDASAEEGNNRSVTQATEGAPPASAASQRAGDDGESTGRVRSESVDDFALDGETEQEAQSRIDRQAQARQRDEADARKSDQRTQADAERGSFTLTGSDRTADVAASQGQEDIFGSNTSNDPDSDIPFDANDSRVDRNDDPDYVPFSRADDTRDLMFTHNLTGANLLHANRMGGIAVPSFAITKKSNALDGFGEITLIGSRNMADPKGYAGTKVFGADIYSPRYPSVNHKFDRDALESINQALKPYTERYGNRDLYPTDLDNDAVRELAGMNSVRAAALDSMGIVVDPVMENGAVDKYKTERAIANAISENQAYKQVDQFAKDLVLNSGAEERIFQGYTNAGKRKYTPHTLENVVKILKKELRAGENFSYGVGSIRATVTPQFRSIAEIKKNKGRIVGEESFGAVKKEIDDELNSITRSLESYHPASDRFGFSDTVTGTMSDAAKMGVPRALNENGFEDVPLELQRQVSDFMQKLRELPTGYFEAKILRDVSLSEFSGAVIPSDTSKAVREALDKAGVPYREYSNDDSEQGRIEARRKAVEEYTTELDSQGKDTLFQRNGKQTGLSVDAVRAAIAKDSFNHDVDVYATLDDAPEYIRIQARREGGGDVEGYWDMAKNKVALIASNLDSPERAREVARHELIGHYGLENMLSDSADPGAMNALVKRVIRAEQDGNKLIQELGAQVDRSQPDIDEKRRAKEIIAIMAERNIQNSITRRVYDAIRTFLKKIGFIDSDITDAEIAGLLRDAQNYLRQQGREMQYGQPAGAFAREQKTPLESGTPLTREEVLAKQSADERAAKAEAKTDKPKEKNVTADQVDMFNEQGSLFARTSAEMDQMATSAPRIARSQHALNFGTRATFDSPEPGTLDAVVRAMQNNKIDLKRVQDAIRETGATITEGQDAYLNEELYIGKVTAMIDKLVDRRVTPMLEAINKAGLTVADVSEYLYARHVSLDDVNTKLRALNADQPNNTALSGMTDAKAAAIMGKYRGNGDMTRIAGMVDNITTETRRRIVSSGLETAEMVRQWESTYKHYVPLMRDVEGGRQGTGQGYAVKGKESQRRMGSDKEATNILANIIAQAQSSIMRSEKAKVGRSLLDLARNHPNDAFWKVDMPPQKKTVSKETGLVEVAVDPRYKVADNVLVVKENGIEHFIVFNEKNARAVEIAKAMKNLDMPTLPWVIESTGKLTRHLAQWITARNPLFWITNFARDVQGAAFNLQDTPIAGKEAQVMKNIPSAMRGYWKITRGDGEGKWADYANEFKSAGAETGYVKVFESPEDHMADLEKQLAQMQQGKADPRKLARSMIEAIDDYNTIIENGVRLAVYQAGRDNGMTIRKSASMAKNITVNFNRRGNQSTGFNALYMFMNASIQGNTRFLTAIATNRRAQTVAAALVGIGFVLDAVNRAIGGDDDETGRKKYDLIPEWERERNWIFMSPSGKYIKVPMPYGPHIALNMGRMMSDMVFGAKADPVERALSIARITVDAFNPLGSNGSFNQLITPSVLKPVTQISENKSFTGAPLYREADDRGHIGPAYTRHFRATAEHWVEASKMLNDVSGGDTIKPGSVDIPPEVLRTIFLSWAVPGLSQTADKSIDTATRSATGKRVEPSQIPALSRFYGEAPEERALERAYYEDQRKVKQALEQAKKYSKVGDRASEERTLTELGEGDLKKGKAVRRKWEKAEEDMQYENKERRRLETDKTDDADQRSKFENIEKRRLEIIRKALR, from the coding sequence ATGCGCGCAGATGATTTTCTTGATGGCAAGTTAACTTTAACTTCAAAGGCCGACGATTTTTTAGATAGAAAATCTCCTGAATCGCCGTCATTGCCAGTAGTGACAGAGCCAACAAGTAAATCACAGAAGCCATTAAAAGAACAACTTTATTCCACGCTGAATAAGATATTCCAACCGGGGAATAATACTGATCCTAATGATTTAGGCGTCATGCGGGACATTCCAAGTGCTTTCAATATGGAATCCGCCAATGAGTTAGAGCGAGTGCGTGCAAATGCACCATCGTCTGCTTATGCGCTTGGAGCCGCGCCAGTAAAACTTAGCGCGCCGGTACTTGGCTTGCGTCAAGGCATTGGCAATCTCGCCCAATCAGCAGCTGGCGCAATTGAAGCCGCTGGCGATATAACTGGCATCGATCGACTAAGTACATACGGATCACAATCAGGCGGGAGAATCCGCGACTTCACACAAGGCGCTGTTCTTGATAAGCAGCCGATTGAAGGATTCACGCCAAACTCGATCATTCAAGACTTGCCGCAAGCAGGTGCAAGTGCTGTCAGCTCGGTTATCGCTAACGCGCCAGCATTGGCAATTAGCGCGGCCACAGGCAATCCGACGCTTGGCCTAATGCAGATGTTCGGGCAGTCTTCAGCAAATCAATACAGTGACGCACGCAATTCTGGCGTTACTGGTGGCGGTGCGGCAATTAATGCGTTATTGACAGGGGCCGCAGAAGTCGCTGGTGAGAAAGTCGGCGGGTTCGGCATACTGTCCAAAGGTATTGGTGACGCGGTAAAAGGCCAGTCAATCGAGCCGCTTGCGCGCGCCATGATCAAGTCCGGCATCCGCGAAACGCCTGGCGAAGAGTTGACGACTGCCTTGCAGTTCGGCATAGACAAGCTGCCTGGCGTCGGTACAAATCAAGAGGCAACCGGCGCTGATCTAGCCAAGCAAATGAAAGACACGGCGCTTGCTACCCTGATGCAATCAGGCGGCATGGTCGCAGGCGGACAGGCATTAAGCGCAGCATCGCAAGCACAGAATCCAAATAAACAGATTGCCAAAGCAATCAATGAGGCCGTTGACAAGGCAGAATATGCAATTCCTGCTGAGCAAGTTGCGCGCGCTAGTCTTGCGCCGAATGAATCACAGGCTCTTAATATCATCAGCCCTTTGCCGAAACCAAAGCCACGCACGCCAATAGAGGCCGCAGATGATTTTCTGGACGCGCCTGCAAAGGAACCAGCTAATGATTTACCAACAACTGCCGAATTGCCCGTCGTTCAGCCCGTTACAGTGCAGGGCAATGAATCCGTGGCCGCTCCCGTGCAAAATGAATCCCGTATTGCAATCCCTGATCCTGCAACACCTTCCATTGAACAACCGACCGCACTGACGCAAGAAACTCCGGCAACTGCCAGGACTGCTAGTTGGGTTATCCGCGACAAGGCAACTGGCGATGTAGTCATGGAAACCTACGACCCTAAAAAGGTTGAGGCATTAAATACCGTCAAGTACGAAGCAGTGCCAATTGCGGAGCATTTGAATAGCCTGAGCAAGGCCGACACATGGGAAGCGGCAAAGACAGCAAAAGCAGATCCGATTGTTGCGCCGACAGTCACAGCGCCTGAAATGGCCGCTGAAGTAGATCGTCCGTTTGAACTGCCGGAACAAATCACCGAGCGCTCTACGCAACTGGAAACAGCATCCGAAGGTTTGCGTCCCGGCGACATCGTTGCTGCTACCGGTAAACCATTTGCAACCAAAGCAGCGGCAGACAAAGAGAAGAAGCTGGCCGGTAAAGGCTGGCAAGTCAAGAAAGGTGCAGGCGGCTTTGTAATTCGCCATCAACCGCAGACAGAAGCGCAGATTGCAGCGCATGGCCGTCGCAAGCGCAACGCCAATCAGGTAGATACTGAAAGCGACTCCATGTTCGCCGCCATTGCCAAGCTGGGCGGTATCCGCATGGACGACCTGACAAAACAATGGGGCTTTGATCCGTCCGAGTTCAAATCCCTACGCGGGGCAGGCATTAAGCGCGTAGGTACCGCCAACGGCATGAGCCTGGACCGCGCAGGCGAAGCATTGGCAGAGTTGGGCTATCTGTCCTATGATGAAAACGGCAAGCATGATCTGAGTGAATTGTTTGATCTGTTTGATGGTGAGCTGCGCGGCAATAAGCATTTCACGCCACAAGGTTATGCAAAGGTCGGCCAAGCGATGAATGAACAGGGCTGGCTTGATGCGCAGCTTGCAGAGCAATTGGACGCACTGCCGGAAGACGGGCAAGACAATATTGAGGAATTTACCGATGAGTACGAAACAGTCAGCGAACCAGAAGAAGCCGCAATCACAATCGACTCCGATGACGCCAGCGCAAGCATGGGCGGCGAGAATGGCGAAGTCAACAATGACGCCAGCGCAGAAGAAGGAAACAACCGAAGTGTTACTCAAGCTACTGAAGGCGCGCCGCCTGCATCAGCAGCAAGTCAACGCGCCGGCGACGATGGCGAAAGCACCGGAAGGGTTCGATCCGAAAGCGTAGATGATTTTGCGCTGGACGGCGAAACCGAACAGGAAGCGCAATCCCGTATTGACCGCCAAGCACAAGCCCGTCAACGCGACGAGGCAGACGCGCGTAAATCCGACCAACGCACGCAAGCCGATGCCGAGCGCGGCAGCTTCACCCTGACAGGTAGTGATCGCACCGCAGATGTCGCTGCATCACAAGGCCAAGAAGATATTTTTGGCAGCAATACCTCCAACGATCCAGACAGCGATATTCCTTTTGACGCGAACGATTCTCGCGTTGATCGAAATGACGATCCTGACTATGTGCCGTTTTCACGTGCAGACGATACGCGGGACTTGATGTTCACGCACAATCTGACAGGCGCAAATTTATTACATGCTAATCGCATGGGCGGCATTGCCGTGCCGTCATTCGCCATAACAAAAAAATCCAATGCACTAGACGGATTTGGTGAAATCACGCTCATCGGATCGCGCAACATGGCTGACCCTAAAGGCTATGCCGGCACAAAGGTTTTTGGCGCTGATATATATTCTCCCCGCTATCCATCGGTAAATCATAAGTTTGATCGTGACGCGCTGGAATCAATCAATCAAGCACTCAAACCATATACAGAGCGGTATGGTAATCGTGACTTATACCCAACAGATTTAGACAATGATGCCGTCAGAGAATTGGCAGGCATGAACTCGGTACGCGCTGCGGCGCTAGACAGTATGGGAATTGTTGTCGATCCAGTTATGGAAAATGGAGCCGTCGATAAATACAAGACAGAGCGCGCCATTGCAAATGCAATAAGCGAAAACCAAGCATACAAACAAGTAGATCAATTCGCTAAAGACCTGGTTCTAAATTCAGGTGCTGAAGAACGCATATTCCAAGGCTATACAAACGCAGGAAAGCGTAAGTACACGCCGCACACGCTGGAAAACGTCGTCAAGATTCTGAAAAAAGAATTGCGTGCTGGCGAAAACTTTAGCTATGGCGTCGGATCTATACGCGCGACCGTCACCCCACAATTCAGATCCATTGCTGAAATAAAAAAGAACAAAGGAAGAATCGTAGGCGAAGAATCTTTTGGCGCGGTCAAAAAAGAAATTGACGATGAGTTGAATTCAATTACACGCAGCCTTGAATCGTATCATCCAGCTAGTGACAGATTCGGGTTTTCCGATACTGTGACTGGCACTATGTCTGATGCGGCAAAGATGGGCGTGCCACGCGCGTTAAATGAAAATGGCTTTGAAGATGTGCCACTAGAGTTACAGCGGCAAGTATCGGATTTCATGCAGAAGTTGCGTGAACTTCCAACTGGTTACTTCGAGGCGAAGATTCTTCGTGACGTTAGTTTGTCGGAATTTTCCGGCGCTGTTATCCCAAGCGATACGTCAAAAGCGGTGCGCGAAGCATTGGATAAGGCCGGTGTGCCGTATCGTGAATACTCAAATGACGACTCGGAACAAGGCCGCATTGAAGCCCGCCGCAAAGCCGTCGAGGAATACACGACAGAACTAGATAGCCAAGGCAAAGACACGTTATTCCAGCGCAACGGCAAGCAAACCGGCCTATCCGTCGATGCTGTCCGCGCGGCGATCGCCAAAGACTCGTTCAACCACGATGTTGACGTGTACGCCACACTAGACGATGCGCCAGAATACATCCGAATCCAAGCTCGCCGCGAAGGTGGTGGCGACGTTGAGGGTTATTGGGACATGGCGAAGAACAAGGTCGCGCTTATTGCAAGCAATCTTGATTCGCCAGAACGCGCGCGTGAAGTAGCACGGCATGAACTCATCGGTCACTACGGCCTTGAAAACATGTTGAGCGATTCGGCTGACCCCGGCGCAATGAATGCGCTGGTCAAGCGCGTGATTCGAGCCGAGCAGGACGGCAACAAGTTAATTCAAGAGTTAGGCGCTCAGGTTGATCGCTCGCAACCAGACATTGACGAGAAGCGCCGCGCCAAAGAAATCATCGCGATCATGGCCGAGCGCAATATCCAGAACAGTATTACGCGCCGCGTCTATGATGCGATTCGCACGTTCCTGAAGAAAATCGGCTTTATCGATTCAGACATAACCGACGCCGAAATCGCCGGCCTGCTTCGCGATGCCCAGAACTATCTGCGTCAGCAAGGCCGTGAGATGCAATACGGCCAGCCTGCCGGTGCGTTTGCGCGTGAGCAGAAGACGCCACTGGAATCCGGCACACCATTGACCCGCGAGGAAGTGCTGGCAAAACAGAGTGCCGACGAACGCGCAGCCAAAGCCGAGGCGAAGACCGATAAGCCGAAAGAAAAGAACGTCACCGCCGACCAGGTGGATATGTTCAATGAGCAGGGTTCGCTATTTGCACGCACTTCTGCCGAGATGGATCAAATGGCTACCAGCGCGCCACGCATCGCTCGTTCGCAGCACGCTTTAAACTTCGGCACGCGCGCCACTTTTGACTCGCCCGAACCCGGCACTCTGGACGCTGTGGTGCGTGCGATGCAAAACAATAAGATCGATTTGAAGCGGGTGCAGGACGCAATCCGCGAAACCGGCGCGACCATCACCGAGGGCCAAGACGCCTACCTGAACGAAGAGCTGTACATCGGCAAAGTCACCGCCATGATCGATAAGCTGGTTGATCGCCGTGTGACGCCCATGCTCGAAGCGATCAACAAGGCCGGGCTCACTGTCGCCGATGTCAGCGAATATCTATATGCGCGGCACGTCAGCCTGGATGACGTGAATACCAAGTTGCGCGCACTGAATGCCGACCAGCCGAACAACACGGCACTGTCTGGCATGACGGATGCCAAAGCCGCCGCAATCATGGGCAAGTATCGGGGCAACGGCGATATGACGCGCATTGCCGGTATGGTGGACAACATCACGACCGAGACACGCCGGCGCATAGTTTCATCCGGTCTTGAGACTGCCGAGATGGTGCGCCAATGGGAGTCCACCTATAAACATTACGTGCCATTGATGCGCGACGTTGAGGGTGGGCGCCAAGGCACCGGCCAAGGCTATGCGGTAAAAGGCAAGGAATCGCAGCGTCGTATGGGCTCCGACAAGGAAGCTACCAACATCCTTGCCAACATCATCGCCCAGGCGCAGAGCAGTATCATGCGCAGCGAAAAGGCAAAGGTCGGGCGCTCACTGCTTGATCTGGCACGGAACCATCCGAACGATGCATTCTGGAAGGTGGACATGCCGCCCCAGAAAAAGACCGTCAGCAAGGAAACCGGGTTAGTCGAGGTTGCGGTAGACCCGCGCTACAAGGTTGCCGATAACGTGCTGGTAGTAAAAGAAAATGGAATCGAACACTTCATCGTCTTTAACGAGAAGAATGCCAGAGCCGTCGAAATAGCGAAGGCCATGAAGAATCTCGACATGCCAACCTTGCCTTGGGTAATTGAAAGCACGGGCAAGCTGACGCGGCATCTGGCGCAGTGGATTACCGCCCGGAACCCGTTGTTCTGGATTACCAACTTTGCGCGCGACGTGCAGGGTGCAGCCTTCAATTTGCAGGACACTCCAATTGCGGGCAAGGAAGCGCAGGTGATGAAGAATATCCCGTCAGCCATGCGCGGTTACTGGAAGATTACACGCGGCGACGGTGAGGGGAAGTGGGCAGATTACGCCAACGAATTCAAGAGCGCGGGCGCTGAGACTGGTTATGTGAAAGTATTTGAATCGCCTGAAGATCACATGGCCGATCTTGAAAAGCAACTCGCGCAGATGCAGCAGGGCAAAGCAGACCCGCGCAAGCTGGCGCGCAGCATGATTGAAGCAATCGATGACTACAACACCATCATCGAAAATGGCGTGCGCCTGGCTGTGTATCAGGCCGGCAGAGATAATGGCATGACGATCCGCAAATCGGCCTCGATGGCAAAGAACATCACAGTCAACTTCAACCGGCGCGGAAATCAATCTACTGGCTTCAACGCGTTGTACATGTTTATGAATGCCAGCATACAAGGCAACACTCGCTTTCTGACTGCCATTGCGACCAACCGCCGGGCGCAGACCGTGGCAGCGGCCTTGGTTGGGATTGGCTTTGTATTGGACGCCGTGAACCGTGCAATCGGTGGTGACGATGATGAAACCGGCCGGAAAAAGTACGATCTAATTCCTGAATGGGAGCGTGAACGCAACTGGATATTCATGTCACCAAGCGGAAAGTACATCAAAGTGCCGATGCCATACGGTCCGCATATTGCATTGAACATGGGGCGCATGATGTCAGATATGGTGTTTGGCGCAAAGGCCGACCCTGTCGAGCGCGCACTGTCGATTGCCCGCATCACGGTAGACGCTTTCAATCCGCTGGGTTCGAATGGCTCATTTAATCAGCTGATTACGCCGTCCGTTCTCAAGCCAGTGACGCAGATCAGCGAAAATAAATCGTTCACAGGAGCGCCACTATACCGAGAGGCAGATGATCGAGGCCATATTGGGCCGGCCTACACGCGCCATTTCCGTGCGACTGCAGAACATTGGGTGGAGGCATCCAAGATGCTGAACGATGTTAGCGGTGGAGATACCATCAAGCCAGGTAGCGTCGATATTCCGCCAGAAGTGCTCAGGACGATATTCTTATCGTGGGCCGTGCCGGGCCTGAGCCAGACTGCAGACAAGAGTATCGATACTGCGACCCGTTCCGCTACCGGAAAGCGGGTAGAGCCGAGCCAGATCCCGGCATTGTCCCGATTCTATGGCGAAGCACCAGAAGAGCGCGCGCTGGAACGCGCTTACTACGAGGATCAGCGCAAGGTCAAGCAAGCGTTGGAACAGGCCAAGAAGTACAGCAAGGTAGGGGATCGAGCATCGGAAGAGCGCACATTGACTGAGCTGGGCGAAGGCGATCTGAAGAAAGGCAAAGCGGTTCGTAGAAAATGGGAGAAAGCCGAGGAAGATATGCAATACGAAAATAAGGAGCGCCGGCGCTTGGAAACAGACAAGACAGATGACGCGGACCAAAGATCGAAATTTGAGAACATTGAAAAGCGCCGACTCGAAATAATAAGGAAGGCGCTACGCTAG
- a CDS encoding Hypothetical protein (Evidence 5 : No homology to any previously reported sequences): MNFGNNGVNSINQGIGSVFRVLASAPMYKQQAADAAELNAARVFAQQSAGQKYGAEAEGLRMTNDNRRNIEEIITQMPDLTDAARKMYRQFGIGGDNNAERMAKATGQFQQQQAITDIQGGVDPTRTGQAYAAVSGKLPFEAVGSTGRNINGLTGLGGVLDPTVAKLYDRKIGSEIGENNAQAGAAGASAGLSNERRKEIQMGDVKPGTDEFGNPILFRAGTNGKVNVLDDLAPYRKSGSSDAALQKARGRVAEQVYKDKGVEPENRAAEIEARMAMINPPKEGAKSTNAPAAEPTMDAATLEMAGRIRAGFESGRISRDDARKQLIELGIK, encoded by the coding sequence ATGAACTTCGGAAACAATGGCGTTAATAGCATCAACCAGGGCATTGGTAGCGTATTCCGGGTGCTGGCTTCTGCGCCGATGTATAAGCAGCAGGCGGCTGATGCGGCAGAGTTGAACGCGGCGCGTGTGTTCGCGCAACAGTCGGCGGGTCAAAAGTATGGCGCTGAGGCAGAAGGCTTGCGGATGACCAATGATAATCGTCGGAATATCGAAGAAATCATTACCCAAATGCCTGACCTAACCGACGCCGCGCGGAAGATGTATCGGCAGTTCGGGATCGGTGGCGATAATAATGCTGAGCGCATGGCAAAAGCCACCGGCCAATTCCAGCAGCAGCAAGCCATCACTGATATTCAGGGCGGTGTTGACCCAACGCGCACCGGCCAAGCATACGCAGCGGTAAGCGGCAAGTTGCCATTTGAAGCCGTGGGATCGACCGGTCGCAACATCAACGGATTGACCGGACTTGGCGGTGTGCTAGATCCTACAGTCGCCAAGCTTTATGACCGCAAAATAGGCTCGGAAATCGGCGAGAACAACGCCCAGGCTGGCGCTGCCGGTGCGTCTGCAGGCTTGTCGAATGAGCGGCGCAAAGAAATCCAGATGGGCGATGTGAAGCCAGGAACCGATGAGTTCGGCAACCCGATTCTTTTCCGCGCAGGCACCAATGGCAAGGTGAATGTGCTGGATGATTTAGCCCCGTATAGAAAATCTGGTAGCTCGGATGCTGCTCTTCAAAAGGCGCGTGGTCGTGTGGCTGAGCAGGTTTATAAAGACAAGGGTGTTGAGCCTGAGAATCGCGCAGCGGAAATAGAAGCTCGCATGGCAATGATCAATCCGCCAAAAGAGGGGGCCAAAAGTACAAATGCACCAGCGGCAGAGCCTACTATGGATGCCGCAACGCTAGAGATGGCAGGCAGAATTAGGGCTGGTTTTGAATCTGGAAGAATTAGCCGCGACGATGCGAGAAAGCAACTTATAGAATTAGGAATTAAATAA
- a CDS encoding Hypothetical protein (Evidence 5 : No homology to any previously reported sequences) yields MTGLEIGALIAMLAGTAIQYKSNTDAAKRAQEQTLRSLANQDGLNRKAEKKALDQAQEFNIDDRKNEQQQIEQQLAQEFIAPVDSAQAINSQVATTQGDVSNDYTNAKTASDLNVMKNARNLAGLMAKTTGAGRLRTNEAVRMADTAAGIDRLGNFARGQAGVDQLAIQNAARPNAGMQLAGGLLSGVGTMGLMGAFGGAAKPASEAGALGSGMYQTPVPTGIGAAPVIPQTSNLGTGFWGLNNSAVGKPIPTSFTW; encoded by the coding sequence ATGACCGGCTTAGAGATTGGCGCCTTAATTGCGATGCTTGCTGGTACGGCAATACAGTATAAGTCGAACACAGATGCGGCAAAGCGCGCGCAAGAACAGACGTTGCGATCCCTTGCGAATCAGGATGGGTTAAACCGCAAGGCCGAGAAGAAAGCGCTTGATCAGGCGCAAGAGTTCAATATTGACGACCGTAAGAATGAGCAGCAACAGATCGAGCAACAGTTGGCGCAGGAATTTATTGCGCCGGTGGATTCTGCGCAGGCGATCAACAGCCAGGTTGCAACAACGCAGGGCGATGTGTCCAACGATTACACCAACGCGAAGACAGCATCCGATCTGAACGTGATGAAGAACGCACGCAATCTCGCGGGCTTGATGGCGAAGACTACGGGCGCCGGTCGCCTGCGGACGAATGAGGCAGTACGCATGGCTGACACCGCCGCGGGGATAGATCGCCTTGGTAACTTCGCACGCGGTCAGGCGGGTGTAGATCAGCTCGCCATTCAAAATGCGGCCCGTCCGAATGCTGGTATGCAACTGGCAGGTGGCTTGCTATCAGGCGTTGGCACGATGGGCTTGATGGGCGCATTCGGGGGCGCTGCTAAGCCAGCAAGCGAGGCTGGCGCTCTCGGATCAGGCATGTATCAAACTCCTGTTCCTACTGGCATAGGTGCGGCACCCGTCATTCCGCAGACCTCAAATCTTGGAACAGGATTTTGGGGCTTGAACAACTCAGCGGTTGGCAAGCCCATCCCAACATCCTTTACATGGTGA
- a CDS encoding Hypothetical protein (Evidence 5 : No homology to any previously reported sequences): protein MLIPNKYSGYSADGIRLYRKGADPSAAAQAQEQDRQARITAAVNTINGVFNGSPTRKGVGAASSLEQGQKYYLADGSEYVAPSVNLLGMTDDDGNAIAGGGFREKMNNAALQDPAYLRSQELFKGGSLFTGVEETPGTGGRQALYDDQKKAVYDINALDVNKQYSEAERQNRFGLARAGLAGGSADIDANAELQERTNKGLIQAAGLGDSAASDLKLADERSRQSLIGMAQSGIDTGTAQTMALNQLNATQQSAAGDRAGASVGNLFGDMSQAYLMNQIRAGQVAGKQMGASSYGVSNPRTGDSGYINK from the coding sequence ATGCTCATCCCAAATAAATATAGCGGCTATAGCGCCGATGGTATCCGCCTATACCGCAAAGGAGCCGATCCATCAGCGGCGGCGCAGGCACAAGAGCAGGATCGTCAGGCACGGATCACTGCGGCTGTAAATACGATCAATGGAGTGTTTAATGGCAGCCCAACACGCAAGGGCGTTGGTGCAGCAAGTTCATTAGAGCAAGGCCAGAAATACTACTTGGCTGACGGTTCGGAGTATGTGGCGCCATCGGTAAATTTGCTGGGGATGACAGACGATGATGGTAACGCAATCGCTGGTGGCGGATTCCGCGAGAAAATGAACAACGCGGCACTCCAAGACCCTGCCTATCTTCGCTCGCAAGAATTATTCAAGGGCGGCAGTTTATTCACCGGAGTGGAAGAAACTCCCGGCACGGGCGGGCGTCAGGCGTTATATGACGACCAGAAGAAAGCCGTGTATGACATCAATGCTCTGGACGTAAATAAACAGTATAGCGAAGCAGAGCGGCAAAACCGCTTTGGGTTGGCCCGCGCTGGCTTGGCCGGCGGATCAGCGGACATCGATGCTAACGCAGAATTGCAGGAGCGTACAAACAAGGGGCTCATTCAAGCTGCTGGATTGGGTGACTCGGCAGCATCCGATTTGAAACTGGCCGACGAGCGCAGTCGCCAGTCCCTGATCGGCATGGCTCAGTCTGGGATAGATACTGGCACCGCCCAAACAATGGCGCTCAATCAGTTGAATGCGACACAGCAGAGCGCAGCTGGTGATCGCGCGGGAGCTTCCGTTGGTAACTTGTTTGGCGATATGAGCCAGGCGTATTTGATGAACCAGATCCGTGCCGGGCAGGTGGCAGGTAAGCAGATGGGCGCGTCGTCGTATGGCGTATCCAATCCGCGCACTGGCGATTCCGGCTACATCAATAAATAA
- a CDS encoding Hypothetical protein (Evidence 5 : No homology to any previously reported sequences) has product MKFLLTPADIEEHRGMIIRLLTPVVEHAGRGEFTVDDLIQLARDGRAYIGISYAPEICGAFEFRHYPQSVSVNIIALGGEGLAELADLWFETFKKWAFVAGATSIEASCSRAMARILKRIGFANEYEVVRLKIEES; this is encoded by the coding sequence ATGAAATTCCTACTCACTCCCGCCGACATTGAAGAGCATCGCGGAATGATTATTCGCTTGCTCACGCCAGTGGTTGAGCATGCGGGGCGCGGTGAATTTACGGTTGACGACCTGATCCAGCTTGCGCGCGATGGCCGCGCCTATATCGGGATTTCGTATGCGCCAGAGATATGCGGCGCATTTGAATTCAGACATTACCCGCAATCAGTATCGGTCAACATCATCGCGCTCGGCGGCGAGGGGTTGGCGGAACTTGCGGACCTGTGGTTCGAGACTTTCAAAAAATGGGCATTCGTGGCTGGTGCAACATCAATTGAAGCCTCATGCAGCAGGGCTATGGCGCGAATCCTCAAGCGGATCGGTTTCGCAAACGAATACGAAGTTGTCAGATTAAAGATAGAGGAATCCTAA